The genome window AACCCATTGAGGAAATCATACATTACTTGGGAATGGCATATGAATTTGGGGGCCAGTGTTAGCTATAGCTAATCCTGCATTACCATTCCCATATTAAAGACAGACATTTAAATCATGATTTTCGGGTAGGAATTGAAGTTTTAACTACAGTCTTTAATGCAATAAGACTGAAAAGCTGTTTCCTGACTCAAGTGGCAACTGTGCCTTTTTAATCCCTCACTACAGCCATGTCCTATAACTTTAGTCAATCTTCCTTTCCATCCCAATGATTTAATTTGCATAGAGAAACCTTACCCATTTTGGTTTAATTTCTTACAATGCTAGGGTATTGTAAGGAATCTCCTTCTGTCTAGTTCTACCATTTTGATAGTTATCAGGAGGCCAAAAATCCTTACTGGCCTGTGCACATCCCCAATATTGTAGCAAGACTGTGCCATTATTATTTGGCCTTACATTGGAGATTCTACACAATCCTGTAAAGGTTGGAGGTTCCACATGATAGGAATTTCCTTCTCAGAGATGTTGTTGTATAAAGTAACCCAACAAACAACAAGCAGTTCTGACCTATTGAGGAAATCATTCACTACTTAGGAATGGCATGAGTTCAGCACTCAGTTGAGGCCAATTCTGGACCACCATTCCCACATATTAGACAAATCTTGATTGTTAGGTACAAATTAAGTCAATGATCAGTGGTGTAGAAAGACACAAGGCAAAGGCCCCCCAACAGCATGATTTCCCGCTTGCCCCACCTCAAAGGAAACTTTGATATAGCGATCCTTCAAGACTGGTATGCACAACAGAAACAAGCTGACTGCTCACTTCCACAGGGAAAGCCAGACCTACCTAGATGTAGCTTGCTGATTAATCCAAAGAAAAACAAGTTTAACCCTTTCTTTCCCTCTTATTATTGGTCCCCTTACATAACCTATTTTAATCTTACTTTGTGCACTACTCACTTTTGGAAAATTGCCTACTCTAGACATACTTCTAACCAAGCCATTACTATACTTATATTAATAAGTTCTATTGTCATGGAAAGCATTTTTAATACTGATTTTATCCATcatcttgattttttttattattagtgCTTActattttcacattgctggcGAAATTTCATTAAGTGCCAATCCTGAGTTACTGAAGCAGAGATGTGCTTCCTTTTTGACCCACAATCCTGGTGGTGATTGTTAATTTATTGCTCGGTCAAAAGTCTATTATTTTTATTAATATTAGTAAAGTTAGTAATCCCAGGACCAATTTTGAGTGTACATACCGTGTAGAAATAAATACATGCGTTCTACTCTAGCAACACCAGAGTCTCATCTTTCTCAGCATGCATAATTGTTCAAAGATATCAACAGATTGTGTGGATGGACAAGCTTCTCCTCAGGAACTGCACAAAATTTTAAACAGTTAAAAGTGAGGCATCACCAATTAGTCAAGGCAATACAGAAGTTTAAGTATGTATTACATGTGTAAAGATAGTAAATACTATTGTTAGGTTTGATGCATAATCAGGTCTATGCCCAAAACATTCCAAACATTCCTTTAATAAATAACAGGACAAAAGTGCAGGAGGCATTATTGCACAGTGCACAAAAGTGCAACAGTATTAGATTCTCATTTCTTCAAAGAAAATcaaaaattttgaaatcatgttcATGCTTTTGGCCAAAATGTTTCAGGCTGTTAAGTAGCATGCATTAAATCATGGCTGCTTCACAGATGAAATTCATAGCAATAACGTACATGCTGTGCTCTGTTATACATTCAATGTTGATCTACAAGTTAAAATGGGAGGACTTTTCACTTCATTTGTGTAAAATTAATGAGGTTTCAATAACAGGAATTTAAAAAGTAAACAGGAAAACCTGTTAAATTGCAGTTAGATATTACCTCTGCCAATTTCACCAAATCCCAGGGAAGGTGGTATAATTAACTTTCTTTTTTCTCCTTCACACATGCCTGTCATACCAATGTCTAATCCTTTTATCACTTGCCCGACACCAAGAATAAACCACTTAGGATGGCCTTCATTGTCTGTACGACTGTAGGAATAAATAAGAAATGTTCTTTCAATTAGCCATAGGTTATGAATCTTTCAATTAGTCAAAATAATAAAATTACAGTTTTTATGAAAACTGTTTTGCAGGGAAGCTGGGCCACCTAACCAAAATATAAAGTAAAAGGAGAACAATTTTTTCCCCACACAGATTCCACAAAGCAACCTGAAAATGTACTCAGGACATTACTTCATTTTAATTTGTTGTTATATTAAAATGAATTTTAGAAATTCATACACGTTGGAGGTGTTGCTATTCCATGTCTGTCCATAAACTACATAAACATAGTTACATGGTCAATAAACTAAGTTAGATGATCCCTCAACACAGCCATGTCCCATAACTTCATCCTTTCCAAAATCCTTCTTTCCAACTTGGTGACGTCCTGATGAAAGTCAACCAAAATGTGGAAGCTTTCTCTGCACAATGCTAAGGTATTGTAAAAAAATCTCCCTCTGTTTTGTTCTACCATTATGATACTTACCAGGAGGCCAATAATCCACAGCCAGCCTGCGTACATCCCTAATATTGCAGCAGAACTATGCCAGAGGGCTACACGTTAGTACTTGGCTTTATGTTGGAGATTCTACAGAATGTTGTAAAGAATGGAAGTTCCATACAGTGTAGGGATTTCCCCCTCAGAGATGTTGTTGTTTACAGTAACCTAACAACAAGGAATCCTGAACCATTGAGGCAGCCATCCAATTGCCTGgagtgcaagctcccacaacactcaagtagcttgacactgtccaggacagagcagcccacttgattggcaccacatccacaaacattcattccctccaccaccaatgcacagtagcagctgtgtacaccatctacaagatgcattgcaggaaccaaggctctttcaaaagcaccttccaaacccatgactactgccatctagaaggacaggggcagcagatagatgggaacaccaccacctggaaattcccctccaagtcactctggcttggaaatatatcaccgttcctttgtTGTCACtggatctaaatcctggaactcccttcataaacagcactgtgggtgtacctacaccacatggactgatgtggttcaagaagacagcttaccatcgccttctcaagggcaactaaggatgggcaataaatgctggtccagccagtgaagaccacatcccttgggtgaatttaaaaaaaaacatatgctACTTAGGAATGGCATGAGTTTGGGGGTCAGTGCTCAGTTATGGTCAATTTGGAGTACCATTCCCATATTAAAGATAGACATTCAAATCTTGCCACACCTCAACCTTAATAGAACTATTATTTAAACGTAAGTAGATATTTAATCATCATTTATACTGGTATTGCCTCTGGTAACTGTATCaaattgtgtgtgcatgttttcTAAACTCTGCTTGCTGGTATGATGAGAAATGTCTCCATTAAGAGCAATAAAACTTTATCTGAATAAGAGCATCACAATAAGGACTTTAGGAATTATTCTCAATTAGTGCACAATATACAAATTACTTGTAGGTTTACCTGGTTACATTGCTTGTTTCAATAATGCTAAACAACAAAATCTACAGTTTTGCTCTTTTTTAACGATTATAAATATTGCTCTTCATACCAGGTCTTGCCTGCATGATGTAAGCTTCTTAGCTGAAAAATGATAACTGAACAACTCATGCCAATTTATTCAAAATGTTAAATGGTCAATCAGATGACAACACAAAATGGAAATTCATTTTAAGTTCTATAACTTACCTACAAAGGAATTAAGAAAAATATTCAATACATTGTATAACTCTTTAGAGATTGACCTAGTCTCATCTATGATCATGTCTACCAATGGAATCTGGGCTAGCACTGGTTGCAAAAATCAGACATTAGACTGGTTTCAAATGagcaatattaaaaaaaacctttaaaaGGTGATAAGTAAAGCAAAGAAGAAATGTACATAAAAGATAATAAACTGTAAACAGTTGAACAAGTTAaaataaataaaccagactagaagggagaaagggatgaCAGTGATTACAGATTGAAGTGTTCACCTTTGTCTTCAGTTTACTTTGGTACTAACCTATTAATGTTTAATATTACAATAATAAAGCTACTGATGTTTAGCTTTATGTTCAGTATCAAAATGCCAGTTGAAAAATACAGGTCAGTTGAGGGAGGCCAAATTTCCCTCAACCTGAAAGTAGATTATGGGCTAAAAGAAATGACCACCATAGCTAAAATTTGAATCAAACTGACAAAATAGGCCACAACTAAGTGTAAGAACACAGAAATTGACTGCACTTGAGCAGTTTAATTTTGCTTTCCAAAGGATAGCTTACAGAAATATTCTTACATTTCCAAAAAAACCAAAAATGCATTTATAATATTTAGTGGATTATTAACTTTATTTTAAGCTCTCTGATGCAGGCTGCTTATCATCACAAACCTTTCTTCAACTGAGAAAATAAACACACAGTCGAGTGACTAACATTTATATTCCCTCTGATTAATaaacagaagaattttttttcctcttggAGGAGAAACTCCATACAACAGATTACTGCAACAAAGCAAGTTTGTGACAGGTAACATTTCAATCTAACCTCAGGATTTTCTGTTCACAAATTAGTTGAGTTTATTTGAGGTACTAATCTGTTCAAAAGTAGCGTCAGTTATTTAGTACATTTGCAACATGCAAGACATTCTGTAGTTAAAAGCAATCTCCAATGAGCATTGAGTATACTCATCACTCCCAGGGAGGGAAAAATATATCTGGCATACTGGGGATCAAAGTATTATTAATTTTGGAAGCTTGAAAATAAATGGGACCCATTGATTTATTTGAAATATGAAGCTATAGTTTAGATTTAAATCTAGAATCAAAACCAATATATTCTGCATCAACATACTCACAAGAAAATCTGTCAAGTTACCTCTGAACCAAACACACACATTTACTGGGAAAGCTCAGAGGTACATGCAGTAGAAGTATATTAAACAGACAGACAGCAAAAGGCAAAGAGGAGAAGCCTACAGTAGACCTGTAATAAATTGACAAATGACAGCTAATTTGatcaaacaaaaacagatttcTTATAGAATACAAACATTAAAATACTGGAAATGCACTTCAAATGCATCAGTGTCTGTAAAGAGAGAAGGCAGGTTAACATTTGAGGTACATACACTTTTCTTCAAAACTGAACACTGAAAAATAAGTAACCCCCTTTGTAAGAATAATCAAAAAAAGTGAGAAAATAGACAACATACACTGCAACTTCACAGAAGGTTAATGAGGTTGAATGATCTTGTTAAATCACGTAAAAATTGTCCTGAATTTTACAGTAGCAATGAAGCAAAATCAGCATTTGTGAAATTGACACTAACTTATGGCATCTGCAcgtgaagttcaatgcggaaaCCCAATagctgctgtcagtgattccccgttCCTCTAAAGAGTGGTGTTGAAGTCCCGCAGATGGAAGTATTTTAAGATCACTTAAATTGATGTGAACATCAACTTATGCGCTACTGATTTCACCAGAAAAACATAAAAAGCTATGCCTTGTTGAATAAGGTGTAACTGGGCTTTTAAGCAGTAGACCAAGTTCACAATTACTGAACAACCTTTCcgtgaaaaattaattttatatttgtggaatgtctaatTTCTTGGTTTGAGTTTATTTTATAGGTTTTGAATAtaaatttaattttatatttcATCTTCTGCCATACTTCCATGTGGGTGTTCTAATCTTTACTTTGGTCTCtgtaaaatgatttttaaaaagtgaagatTAATCAGTGCATTTTATTTCCTGGTTTGCTGCCTGTAACAATTCTTGATGTGGTTGGCTGCTTAGCTTGCTTGATGAGATCCCAACCGTTGGGCACCAGGTTTTAGAATTAAGTTCACATCAGGAACAGTGAAATTCACATCACAGAAatcactagatctttgtgggTTGCTTTCTTCAAGGTTACTGGCAAGTACGGTTACTTTGTTGCTGActacaaaatctgggccattaactTATTGAGGCAATGCAAATTCATTAGTCTTCAGCCTCCTTCAGTGTTCTGATAAATAAAGCTCAATGCAAGGtcaaggaacagcaccacatTTTTCAATTAATGCTTTACAACCTTCTGAACTCAACattcagttcaacaatttcagactgtaatctCTGCCCCAATTTTCTTTGCAATTTTGTTCTTACTGCCTCGCTTTCCCCCTATTTTTGCTTTAGGACAGCATCTGTTCATCATTCTGCTATTCACACCTCATCTAGACATCTTTTGTCTGGTTTCTTTGCCACTCCCTATGGCCTTGCACTATAACCTTTTTGTCAATTAATCTCACCTGCCCCCCACCCTATCACAAACTTTCCCTATTGTTCTTTACCCTCGTCCTATCCTTATATTTGctgaaaacctattacatttctaaattttcccagttctgatgaacggACATCAACCTGAAactaactcttgtttctctcaccacagatgctgtcagaccagctgagtatttccagtattttatttcagatttccatcatccacagtattttgcttttgaatatgAAATAGCAATTTGCTTTAGGGAAAAGGTGCAGAATGTAATTGGCAGAAATTTCACAGAAAAATTATCTAAATATGCGTGGTATATTTTCCAAAATAAGTACCATGGCACTTGCACAAAATAGGTTAAATGTAAAGAGGAAAGCATCGACAGAAACGCTTCAAAGTTTACCTGCAGTAAATCTGGGACCCGTCTTTTGCTAGGTAACCATCATAATGTGCATTAAGCGCATCTCCGCGTTTGCTCTTCACATCACAGTGTTCTGGCTTGTATACAACTTCAATCTTTACTTCTTCTTCTACTTTCGCGCAAATGTAATTAAAGATTACAGTACAAACCAGCGAGTAGAAGAGCAAAGGGCTATGTCGGTACATATTGGACATAAGGGTGGTTGACGAGCAGCAAATAACCTGGCCTACAACCATCAGCTACCGCACTTCCCCAAACTCAAGCTCTGCTGCCACGTATCAATGATCCACGTAACCCCGACAACTAACTCACGGCGGCAGCCCTTTCTGTCATTGGTTAGTATATCTGTCAATCAACATTCCCCGCCCATTCGCTCTTCCTCTCCCATTCGCTGGGCTAATATCGCGAGATAATCCTGTGCCGGTGGCTGAGCAACCTCGGCCTGACAGGCGGTTCTGCGGCTGCGTTGACCCTGCGGTTTCTGATTGGTGTTTTTGGAGGTCCGGACGCGTTTGTTGTTGAGGTAGACGCTTCCGGTGCAGAGGTGGGAGGTCAGGAGAGGCAGCCTGACTGCCTGGGATGGTGCCGAGTGAGGGAACTGTGTCTGAGGTTGGGGCCACGGGCGAGCCGAAGCCTGCGCAGCAATGAAAGTGGGAGCGCTGGCCGGACGGGGCTGGGCCACTAGGAGTTTGGTGCAGCAGCGGCCTGAATGTGAAGGCGACCTAATGCAGAAGTGACGCCGAATCGGAAGATGTGAAAATGGAAGGGATCCTGTACAAGTGGACCAATTATTTAACGGGTGAGCGAGGCCAgcccgggggtggggtgggctggagagagttcATCTCCAGGAGATGGGGATGGGCGCCGTCTCCGgcgggggagaatggggttaggGCCTGCCtcgggtgagggtggggagggggtgggc of Carcharodon carcharias isolate sCarCar2 chromosome 12, sCarCar2.pri, whole genome shotgun sequence contains these proteins:
- the fkbp7 gene encoding peptidyl-prolyl cis-trans isomerase FKBP7 codes for the protein MVVGQVICCSSTTLMSNMYRHSPLLFYSLVCTVIFNYICAKVEEEVKIEVVYKPEHCDVKSKRGDALNAHYDGYLAKDGSQIYCSRTDNEGHPKWFILGVGQVIKGLDIGMTGMCEGEKRKLIIPPSLGFGEIGRDKIPPNSTLLFEIELYAVRQGPRSVESFKLIDLDGDKKLSRDELKIYLQEEFKRDNRNQDPSYKDRVLTDILIRNDHNGDGYISVREYNVFQHDEL